The following proteins come from a genomic window of Cronobacter muytjensii ATCC 51329:
- a CDS encoding bifunctional 2',3'-cyclic-nucleotide 2'-phosphodiesterase/3'-nucleotidase: MIKFSATMIATLVAASVNAATVDLRILETTDLHSNMMDFDYYKDAPTEKFGLVRTASLINAARQEAVNSVLVDNGDLIQGSPLGDYMAAKGLKDGDVHPVYKAMNTLDYAVGNLGNHEFNYGLDYLHKALAGANFPYVNANIIDARTQKPLFTPYLIKETQVKDKDGKPHTLKIGYIGFVPPQIMTWDKANLSGKVTVSDITETARKYVPQMRAEGADLVVVVAHSGLSAEPYKALAENSVYYLSQVPGVDAILFGHAHAVFPGKDFAAIKGADIAKGTLNGVPAVMPGMWGDHLGIVDLVLNNDDGKWKVAQSKAEARPIYDAQAKKSLAAEDQNLVKVLKADHEATREFVGQPVGKSADPMYSYLALVQDDPTVQVVNNAQKAYVEHFIQGDPDLAQLPVLSAAAPFKVGGRKNDPASFVEVEKGQLTLRNAADLYLYPNTLVVVKATGAEVKEWLECSAGQFNQIDVNSTTPQPLLNWDGFRTYNFDVIDGVNYQIDITQPAKYDGECQTVNPKAERIKHLTFNGKPIDPKATFLVATNNYRAYGGKFAGTGDSHIAFASPDENRAVLAAWIGAETKRAGEIHPAADNNWRLAPINSRQKLDIRFETSPSDKAAAFIKEKAQYPLKKVGNDDIGFAVYQLDLNR; the protein is encoded by the coding sequence ATGATTAAGTTTAGTGCAACGATGATAGCCACGCTGGTCGCCGCCAGCGTGAACGCCGCCACGGTGGATTTGCGTATTCTGGAAACCACCGACCTGCACAGCAATATGATGGACTTTGACTATTACAAAGACGCGCCGACGGAAAAATTTGGTCTGGTGCGTACCGCAAGCTTAATCAACGCCGCGCGCCAGGAGGCCGTTAACAGCGTGCTGGTGGATAACGGCGATCTGATCCAGGGCAGTCCGCTTGGCGATTACATGGCGGCCAAAGGGCTGAAAGACGGCGATGTGCATCCGGTCTATAAAGCGATGAACACGCTCGATTACGCCGTCGGCAACCTCGGCAACCATGAATTCAACTACGGCCTTGATTACCTGCACAAAGCGCTGGCCGGCGCGAATTTCCCCTACGTCAACGCCAATATTATCGACGCCAGGACCCAGAAGCCCCTGTTCACTCCCTATCTGATCAAAGAAACCCAGGTGAAAGACAAAGACGGTAAGCCGCACACGCTGAAAATCGGTTATATCGGCTTTGTGCCGCCGCAAATCATGACCTGGGATAAGGCGAATCTGAGCGGCAAAGTTACCGTTAGCGATATTACCGAAACCGCCCGCAAATATGTGCCGCAGATGCGCGCAGAAGGCGCGGATCTGGTGGTCGTGGTGGCGCATTCGGGGCTTTCCGCCGAGCCCTACAAGGCGCTCGCGGAAAACTCCGTCTACTACTTAAGCCAGGTGCCAGGCGTCGACGCGATCCTCTTTGGCCACGCGCACGCCGTCTTCCCGGGCAAAGATTTTGCGGCCATCAAAGGCGCGGATATTGCGAAAGGCACGCTGAACGGCGTACCGGCCGTGATGCCGGGCATGTGGGGCGATCATCTGGGGATCGTCGATCTGGTGCTCAATAACGACGACGGCAAATGGAAAGTCGCGCAAAGCAAAGCCGAAGCTCGCCCCATCTATGACGCCCAGGCGAAGAAATCGCTCGCCGCGGAAGATCAGAATCTGGTGAAAGTGCTGAAAGCCGATCACGAAGCCACGCGCGAGTTTGTCGGTCAGCCGGTCGGCAAATCCGCCGATCCGATGTACAGCTATCTGGCGCTGGTGCAGGACGATCCGACCGTGCAGGTGGTGAATAACGCCCAGAAAGCGTATGTCGAACACTTTATCCAGGGCGATCCGGATCTGGCGCAACTGCCAGTGCTCTCCGCCGCCGCGCCGTTCAAAGTGGGCGGGCGCAAAAACGATCCGGCGAGCTTTGTGGAAGTGGAAAAAGGTCAGCTGACGCTACGCAACGCCGCCGATCTCTATCTCTACCCCAACACGCTGGTGGTGGTAAAAGCGACGGGCGCCGAGGTGAAAGAGTGGCTGGAGTGTTCCGCCGGGCAGTTTAACCAGATCGACGTCAACAGCACGACGCCGCAGCCGCTGCTGAACTGGGACGGCTTTCGCACCTATAACTTCGATGTGATAGACGGAGTGAATTACCAGATAGATATCACGCAGCCTGCGAAATATGACGGCGAATGCCAGACCGTGAACCCAAAAGCGGAACGCATTAAGCATCTGACGTTTAACGGCAAGCCCATCGATCCAAAAGCAACCTTCCTGGTAGCGACCAATAACTATCGCGCTTACGGCGGGAAGTTCGCAGGCACGGGCGACAGCCATATCGCCTTCGCCTCGCCGGACGAAAACCGCGCGGTGCTGGCAGCGTGGATAGGCGCGGAAACCAAACGCGCGGGCGAAATCCACCCGGCGGCGGATAACAACTGGCGTCTGGCACCTATCAATAGCCGCCAGAAACTGGATATCCGCTTTGAAACCTCGCCCTCTGACAAAGCCGCCGCGTTTATCAAAGAGAAAGCGCAATATCCGCTGAAAAAGGTCGGCAACGACGACATCGGTTTTGCTGTCTATCAGCTCGACTTAAACCGCTAA
- the cysQ gene encoding 3'(2'),5'-bisphosphate nucleotidase CysQ, translated as MLEQICQLARDAGSAIMEVYEGHKPLEATHKVDDSPVTAADIAAHAVIVAGLKALTPQVPVLSEEDPPGWDERQHWQRYWLVDPLDGTKEFLKRNGEFTVNIALIEDGKPVLGVVYAPVLKVMYSAAEGKAWKEECGVRKQIQVRDARPPRVVISRSHGNNAELQDYLQQLGEHQTTSVGSSLKFCLVAEGEAQLYPRFGPTNTWDTAAGHAVAIAAGAQVHDWQGKTLDYTPRESFLNPSFRVSIY; from the coding sequence ATGTTAGAACAGATTTGCCAACTGGCGCGCGACGCAGGCAGCGCCATCATGGAAGTCTACGAGGGTCACAAGCCGCTGGAAGCCACCCATAAGGTTGATGATTCGCCGGTAACGGCGGCGGATATCGCAGCGCACGCGGTGATTGTCGCCGGGCTGAAAGCGCTGACGCCGCAGGTGCCGGTGCTCTCAGAAGAAGATCCGCCAGGCTGGGACGAACGCCAGCACTGGCAGCGCTACTGGCTGGTGGACCCGCTGGACGGCACCAAAGAGTTCCTGAAGCGCAACGGCGAATTTACCGTCAATATCGCGCTGATTGAAGACGGCAAGCCGGTGCTTGGCGTGGTTTACGCGCCGGTGCTGAAGGTGATGTACAGCGCGGCGGAAGGAAAAGCGTGGAAAGAAGAGTGCGGCGTGCGCAAGCAGATTCAGGTGCGCGACGCGCGTCCGCCGCGCGTGGTGATTAGCCGCTCTCACGGCAATAACGCCGAGCTTCAGGATTATCTGCAACAGCTCGGCGAGCATCAGACCACATCCGTCGGATCGTCGCTGAAATTCTGCCTGGTGGCGGAAGGCGAGGCGCAGCTCTATCCTCGCTTCGGGCCGACCAACACCTGGGATACCGCGGCAGGCCACGCGGTGGCGATTGCCGCCGGGGCGCAGGTTCACGACTGGCAGGGCAAAACCCTGGATTACACGCCGCGTGAATCCTTCCTGAACCCCAGCTTCCGCGTCTCTATTTACTGA
- a CDS encoding YtfJ family protein codes for MTLRGMLALSCLLLPMMASAHNFKENERVPPVGINDKGELMLNKDQFSYKNWNSAQLPGKVRVLQHIAGRTSAKEKNAGLIEAIKAAKFPHDRYQTTTVVNSDDAIPGTGMFVRHSIESNKQQYPWSQFIVDSNGVAQKAWQLESESSAIVVLDKDGRVRFAKDGGLTQDEVQQVISLLQQLLSK; via the coding sequence ATGACCCTGCGCGGAATGCTGGCGCTGAGCTGTCTGCTGCTGCCGATGATGGCCTCAGCACATAATTTTAAAGAGAACGAGCGCGTCCCACCGGTAGGCATCAATGACAAAGGCGAGCTGATGCTGAATAAAGATCAGTTTAGCTACAAAAACTGGAACAGCGCGCAGTTACCTGGAAAAGTGCGAGTGCTGCAACATATTGCCGGACGCACCTCGGCGAAAGAGAAAAATGCGGGGCTGATTGAAGCCATCAAAGCGGCAAAATTCCCGCATGACCGCTACCAGACGACCACCGTGGTCAACAGCGACGACGCCATTCCCGGCACCGGCATGTTCGTACGCCACAGTATTGAGAGCAATAAACAGCAGTATCCATGGTCGCAGTTTATTGTCGACAGTAACGGCGTGGCGCAGAAAGCCTGGCAACTGGAGTCGGAAAGCTCGGCAATTGTTGTGCTGGATAAAGACGGACGGGTACGGTTCGCTAAAGACGGCGGGCTGACGCAGGACGAAGTGCAGCAGGTGATTAGCCTGCTGCAACAGTTACTCAGTAAATAG
- a CDS encoding DUF1107 domain-containing protein: MKIFQRYNPLQVAKYVKILFRGRLYIKDVGAFEFDKGKILVPKVKDKQHYSVMSEVNRQVMRLQTEMA, encoded by the coding sequence ATGAAAATTTTCCAACGTTACAACCCGCTTCAGGTGGCGAAGTACGTGAAGATCCTGTTTCGTGGACGGTTGTATATCAAGGATGTTGGCGCTTTCGAGTTTGATAAAGGCAAAATCCTCGTCCCGAAAGTGAAGGACAAGCAGCACTACTCCGTCATGTCCGAAGTCAACCGTCAGGTTATGCGTCTCCAGACTGAGATGGCGTAA
- a CDS encoding hemolysin family protein, translating into MLNSILLILCLIGVSSFFSLSEISLAASRKIKLKLLADEGNINAQRVLKMQENPGTFFTVVQIGLNAVAILGGIVGDAAFSPAFYTLLVRFISPEAAEQVSFILSFTLVTSLFILFADLTPKRIGMIAPEAVALRIINPMRFCLFLFRPLVWFFNGMANVIFRIFKLPMVRKDDITSDDIYAVVEAGALAGVLRKQEHELIENVFELESRTVPSSMTSRENIVWFDLHEDEHSLKQKIADHPHSKFLVCNQDIDHIVGYVDSKELLNRVLGNQSLALNSGVQIRNTLIVPDTLTLSEALESFKTAGEDFAVIMNEYALVVGLITLNDVMTTLMGDLVGQGLEEQIVARDENSWLIDGGTPIDDVMRVLDIDEFPQSGNYETIGGFMMFMLRKIPKRTDSVKFSGYKFEVVDIDNYRIDQLLVTRIDNKPGVLTPKLPDEQTAA; encoded by the coding sequence ATGTTAAACAGTATTTTACTGATACTTTGTCTCATTGGCGTCAGCTCGTTTTTCTCGCTTTCCGAGATCTCGCTTGCCGCCTCCCGTAAAATCAAACTCAAGCTGCTGGCCGATGAAGGCAACATCAACGCCCAACGGGTGCTGAAGATGCAGGAAAACCCCGGCACCTTCTTTACCGTGGTGCAGATAGGCCTGAACGCTGTCGCTATTCTGGGCGGTATCGTGGGCGATGCGGCGTTTTCGCCGGCGTTCTATACGCTGCTGGTCCGGTTTATCTCGCCGGAAGCCGCCGAGCAGGTCAGCTTTATCCTCTCCTTTACGCTTGTCACCAGCCTGTTCATTCTCTTCGCCGACCTGACCCCGAAACGCATCGGTATGATTGCGCCTGAAGCTGTGGCTTTGCGTATCATCAACCCGATGCGCTTCTGTCTGTTCCTCTTCCGCCCGCTGGTGTGGTTCTTTAACGGCATGGCGAATGTGATTTTCCGCATCTTCAAGCTGCCGATGGTGCGCAAAGACGACATCACTTCCGATGATATCTACGCCGTGGTGGAAGCCGGCGCGCTCGCGGGCGTGCTGCGCAAGCAAGAGCATGAGCTTATCGAAAACGTGTTTGAGCTGGAGTCGCGCACCGTGCCGTCCTCTATGACCTCGCGCGAAAACATCGTCTGGTTCGATCTCCACGAAGATGAGCACAGCCTGAAGCAGAAAATCGCCGACCATCCGCATTCAAAATTCCTGGTGTGTAATCAGGATATCGACCACATCGTCGGTTATGTCGATTCCAAAGAGCTGCTGAACCGCGTGCTGGGCAACCAGAGCCTGGCGCTCAATAGCGGCGTGCAGATTCGCAACACGCTGATCGTGCCGGATACGCTGACGCTCTCCGAAGCGCTGGAAAGCTTCAAAACAGCGGGCGAAGATTTTGCGGTTATCATGAACGAATATGCGCTGGTGGTAGGGCTTATCACGCTCAACGACGTAATGACCACGCTGATGGGCGATCTGGTTGGACAGGGGCTGGAAGAGCAGATCGTCGCGCGCGACGAAAACTCATGGCTTATCGATGGCGGCACGCCGATTGACGATGTCATGCGCGTGCTGGATATCGACGAATTCCCGCAATCCGGAAACTACGAAACCATCGGCGGCTTTATGATGTTTATGCTGCGAAAAATCCCGAAACGTACCGATTCGGTGAAATTCTCCGGGTATAAGTTCGAAGTGGTGGATATTGATAACTACCGCATCGACCAGCTGCTGGTGACGCGTATCGATAACAAGCCGGGTGTCCTGACGCCCAAACTACCGGACGAGCAAACCGCCGCCTGA
- a CDS encoding CBM96 family carbohydrate-binding protein, translating into MKTTTLLRTFIPVVTGLSALSAWAGPQADVVCSFHHTAGDDAIMMYGMPNHAMLHDFFGNTHTDAYSDYTRLRHQPETTCNNKADSSAWWAPTMKLPDGQIVRPAYQKTYYQSTNVDKYPLTPFPLGLELLAGDHHGTGPNKRITFLCGNGKGYTNTAGEVCGLREKGDAVQFNIGIQFPNCWDGINLKPVRGRMNATYASDAGACPAQFPVKIPTVNMNVAWVLPQITSLDTAKIELSMDPEMNGETRTEKWGSIYTAHGDFMNGWPVESAQFMTEECMNNNMDCGTNIPFSYTRAIADTWVSSAEPQRNFGDDTTLQVQDDWRNGGRTANTEIMSLVKFSIPPLPEGYSEADAALFKYKIRIYGGKNAEGADQIFFYPTDTQWDEHQVNWNNRPACNYRSDGILYLDKQRVYRYVDVDKAVRAALAAGKTEIAWYIGGDRQGNNYSFNPAGSKENLLLMLVGYKNTPEI; encoded by the coding sequence ATGAAAACCACAACGCTGTTGCGCACGTTTATTCCGGTTGTAACTGGCCTTAGCGCCCTCTCCGCCTGGGCTGGCCCCCAGGCGGATGTAGTCTGCTCCTTCCACCATACCGCGGGCGATGACGCCATCATGATGTATGGAATGCCGAACCATGCCATGCTGCATGACTTTTTCGGCAATACCCATACCGATGCGTATTCTGACTACACGCGACTGCGCCATCAGCCGGAAACCACCTGCAATAACAAAGCGGACAGCTCCGCCTGGTGGGCGCCCACCATGAAGCTGCCCGACGGGCAAATCGTCAGGCCCGCCTACCAGAAAACCTATTATCAGAGCACGAACGTCGATAAATACCCGCTGACGCCCTTTCCGCTCGGGCTGGAGCTGCTGGCCGGCGACCATCACGGCACCGGGCCGAACAAACGCATCACTTTTCTGTGCGGCAACGGCAAGGGCTACACCAACACGGCGGGGGAAGTGTGCGGGCTGCGTGAAAAAGGCGACGCGGTGCAATTTAACATCGGCATTCAGTTTCCCAACTGTTGGGACGGCATCAACCTCAAACCGGTACGCGGCAGGATGAACGCGACTTACGCCAGCGACGCGGGCGCGTGCCCTGCGCAATTCCCGGTGAAAATCCCGACGGTTAATATGAATGTCGCCTGGGTACTGCCGCAAATCACCTCACTGGATACCGCAAAAATCGAACTCTCGATGGATCCGGAGATGAACGGTGAAACGCGCACCGAAAAATGGGGCAGCATCTACACCGCGCACGGCGATTTTATGAACGGCTGGCCGGTGGAATCGGCGCAGTTTATGACCGAAGAGTGCATGAATAATAATATGGACTGCGGCACCAATATTCCCTTCAGTTATACCCGCGCGATAGCCGACACCTGGGTCAGCAGCGCCGAGCCGCAGCGCAACTTTGGCGACGATACCACGTTGCAGGTGCAGGATGACTGGCGCAACGGCGGCCGCACCGCCAATACCGAAATCATGTCGCTGGTGAAATTTTCTATCCCGCCGCTGCCGGAGGGCTATTCCGAGGCCGACGCCGCGCTGTTTAAATATAAAATTCGTATCTATGGCGGCAAAAACGCCGAAGGGGCCGATCAGATCTTCTTTTATCCAACGGACACGCAGTGGGACGAGCATCAGGTGAACTGGAACAATCGTCCGGCCTGCAATTACCGCTCGGATGGCATACTTTATCTCGATAAACAGCGTGTCTATCGCTACGTGGATGTCGATAAAGCCGTGCGGGCCGCGCTGGCAGCCGGGAAAACGGAAATCGCCTGGTATATCGGCGGCGACCGTCAGGGCAATAACTACAGCTTCAACCCGGCCGGCAGCAAAGAAAATCTGCTGCTGATGCTGGTGGGCTATAAAAATACCCCGGAAATCTGA
- the msrA gene encoding peptide-methionine (S)-S-oxide reductase MsrA — MSFFDKKQLVTQEDALPGRNTKMPVASLHTVTGHSMTNVPEGMEVALFAMGCFWGVERLFWPLPGVYSTAAGYTGGYTPNPTYREVCSGQTGHAEAVRVVYDPKVISYDQLLQVFWENHDPAQGMRQGNDVGTQYRSAIYPLTPEQETAALASLDRFRAAMEAAGDYRHITTEIAPASPFYYAEDEHQQYLHKNPYGYCGIGGIGVCLPPEA, encoded by the coding sequence ATGAGTTTTTTTGATAAGAAACAGCTAGTTACCCAGGAAGATGCCCTGCCCGGGCGAAACACCAAAATGCCGGTGGCGTCACTGCATACCGTGACGGGTCACTCAATGACCAACGTGCCGGAGGGTATGGAAGTGGCGCTGTTCGCGATGGGCTGCTTCTGGGGTGTGGAACGGCTATTCTGGCCATTGCCGGGCGTCTACAGCACCGCAGCGGGCTATACCGGCGGCTATACGCCGAACCCGACCTACCGCGAAGTATGTAGCGGTCAGACCGGACACGCCGAAGCGGTGCGTGTCGTTTATGACCCGAAAGTTATCAGCTATGACCAGCTGCTGCAGGTGTTCTGGGAAAACCACGATCCGGCGCAAGGGATGCGTCAGGGTAACGATGTCGGCACGCAATACCGTTCGGCGATTTATCCGCTGACGCCGGAGCAGGAAACCGCCGCGCTGGCGAGCCTCGATCGGTTCCGTGCGGCGATGGAAGCGGCGGGCGACTATCGCCACATTACGACGGAAATCGCGCCGGCCTCGCCGTTCTACTACGCCGAAGATGAGCACCAGCAGTATCTGCATAAAAATCCGTATGGCTACTGCGGCATTGGTGGGATCGGCGTCTGCCTGCCGCCCGAGGCCTAA
- the tamA gene encoding autotransporter assembly complex protein TamA, translating to MPQIRNLCWAALLMASASTAAPVRLQVEGLSGALQKNVRAQLSTIQVDEVTPDRRFRARVDDAIRNGLKALGYYEPTIDFELREPPPGGRRQVLLARVNPGEPVRIGTTNVILRGGARDDKEYLALLKKRPAVGTVLNHNDYDSFKKGLTSVALRRGYFDSEYKKSQLGVSVERRQAFWDIDYDSGTRYRFGDVTFAGSQIREEYLQNLVPFKKGDDYQSSDVAELSRRLSATGWFNSVVVAPEFEKSRKTKVLPLRGVVSPRIKNTVEVGAGYSTDVGPRLKANWRKPWINSYGHSLTTSTSISAPEQQLDFSYKMPLLKNPLEQYYLLQGGFKRTDLNDTEADSTTLAVSRYWDLSSGWQRAINLRWSLDHFTQANVTHTTMLLYPGVMLSRTRSRGGLMPTWGDSQRYSIDYSDTAWGSDVDFVVLQAQNVWIRTLYDKHRFVARGNLGWIETNDFERVPPDLRFFAGGDRSIRGYKYKSISPEDDDGKLTGASKLATGSLEYQYNVTGKWWGAVFVDSGEAVNDIKQSNFKTGAGVGVRWQSPVGPIKLDFAVPVGDKEEHGLQFYIGLGPEL from the coding sequence GTGCCACAAATCCGTAACTTGTGCTGGGCCGCACTGCTGATGGCGAGCGCCTCGACTGCGGCGCCCGTGCGTTTGCAGGTAGAAGGGTTGTCCGGCGCGCTGCAAAAAAACGTTCGCGCTCAGCTTTCCACCATTCAGGTTGATGAGGTCACGCCGGACCGCCGCTTTCGCGCGCGCGTCGATGACGCCATCCGTAACGGGCTGAAAGCGCTGGGCTATTATGAACCCACCATTGATTTTGAACTGCGCGAGCCGCCGCCCGGCGGTCGCCGTCAGGTGCTGCTGGCGCGCGTTAACCCCGGCGAGCCGGTGCGTATCGGCACCACCAATGTCATCCTGCGCGGCGGCGCGCGCGATGATAAAGAGTATCTCGCGCTGCTGAAAAAGCGTCCCGCCGTCGGCACCGTGCTGAACCATAACGACTACGATAGCTTCAAAAAAGGGCTGACCAGCGTGGCGCTGCGTCGGGGCTATTTCGACAGCGAATACAAAAAGAGCCAGCTCGGCGTGTCGGTCGAGCGTCGCCAGGCGTTCTGGGATATCGATTATGACAGCGGTACGCGCTATCGCTTCGGCGACGTGACTTTTGCGGGCTCGCAAATCCGCGAGGAGTATCTGCAAAACCTCGTGCCGTTTAAAAAAGGCGATGACTACCAGTCGAGCGACGTAGCGGAGCTAAGCCGTCGATTATCCGCCACCGGCTGGTTTAACTCGGTGGTGGTGGCGCCGGAGTTTGAAAAATCCCGTAAGACGAAAGTGCTGCCGCTGCGGGGCGTGGTCTCGCCGCGCATTAAAAACACCGTCGAGGTGGGCGCCGGGTATTCCACCGATGTCGGGCCGCGCCTGAAAGCGAACTGGCGTAAGCCGTGGATCAACTCTTACGGCCATAGCCTGACCACCTCGACCAGTATTTCCGCGCCGGAACAGCAGCTCGATTTCAGCTATAAAATGCCGCTGCTGAAGAACCCGCTGGAGCAGTATTACCTGCTGCAGGGCGGTTTTAAGCGCACCGATCTCAACGACACCGAAGCCGACTCAACGACGCTTGCGGTTTCACGCTACTGGGATCTCTCCAGCGGCTGGCAGCGCGCCATTAACCTGCGCTGGAGCCTCGACCACTTTACCCAGGCCAACGTCACCCACACCACGATGCTGCTCTATCCTGGCGTCATGCTGAGCCGCACCCGCTCACGAGGCGGCCTGATGCCGACATGGGGTGATTCGCAGCGCTATTCCATCGACTACTCGGACACCGCCTGGGGCTCGGATGTCGATTTCGTCGTGTTGCAGGCGCAAAACGTCTGGATCCGCACGCTCTATGACAAACACCGCTTTGTGGCGCGCGGCAATCTCGGCTGGATAGAGACCAATGATTTTGAGCGTGTGCCGCCGGATCTGCGTTTCTTCGCGGGCGGCGACCGCAGCATTCGCGGGTATAAATACAAATCGATTTCGCCTGAAGACGACGACGGCAAGCTGACGGGCGCCTCGAAACTCGCCACCGGGTCGCTTGAGTACCAGTACAACGTCACCGGTAAATGGTGGGGCGCGGTGTTTGTCGATTCCGGCGAAGCGGTTAACGACATCAAACAGAGTAATTTCAAAACCGGCGCGGGCGTCGGGGTACGCTGGCAGTCGCCGGTCGGCCCCATCAAGCTCGATTTCGCGGTGCCGGTAGGCGACAAAGAGGAGCATGGTTTGCAGTTTTACATCGGTCTGGGGCCTGAATTATGA